ATGTCGATCAGATATTCGGGGTTGGCGATGCGCAGTTTCATCATCGGCAGCAGGCTGTGCCCGCCGGCGACGATCATCGCGTCCTCTCCCAACCTGTCGAGCAGGCCGACCGCCTGCTCCACGCTGGTGGCGCGTTCGTACTCGAAGGGCCCGGGCACCTGCATGTGACACCCCTCACACTCCGCCGGTGGGTGTCCCAGTGTCGGCAACGCCGACGATTACGTCAATACCCGGTTAAGCGAAACCTGAAGATGGTCGCTGAACAGGTCTAATGAACCTCGCCGTGGATGGGTCCGGCGGTCTCGGCCAGCGGGCGTCCGCCGCCGCCCCAGCGGCGCGCGATGATCTCGGCCGCGATCGACACCGCCGTCTCCTCCGGGGTCCGGCCGCCCAGATCGAGGCCGATGGGACTGGCCAGCCGGGCCAGTTCGACGTCGGTCAGCCCCGCCTCCCGCAGCCGCTCCAGCCGGTCGGAGTGGGTGCGCCGCGACCCCATCGCCCCCACGTAGGCCACCTCCTCGAGGCGCAGCGCGACCTCCAGCAGCGGCACGTCGAACTTCGGGTCGTGGGTCAGCACACAGATCACCGTGCGCGAGTCGATGCGGCCGGCGCCCACCTCGCCGGCGAGGTAGCGGTGCGGCCAGTCGACGATCACCTCCTCGGCGGTCGGGAACCGCGCCGGGGTGGCGAACACCTCCCGGGCGTCGCAGACCGTGACCCGGTAGCCCAGGAACGTGCCCTGGGCCGCGACCGCGGCGGCGAAGTCGATGGCCCCGAACACCAGCATCCGCGGCCGCGGGGCATGGCTGGCGACGAAGACCTCCATCCCCTCGCCGCGCCGCTGCCCGTCGGGGCCGTAGGTGAGCACCTCGCTGCGGCCCGCGGCGAGCAGTCCGCGCGCGTCGTCGGTGACCGCCGCGTCCGCGCGCGCCGAGTCCAGCGATCCGTGCACCTCGTCGGGACGGATCACCAGGCGGCGACCGACGCGCGCGGGGTCCGGATGGGCGATGACGGTCGCGAGCGCGACGGGCCGGTGCGCCTCGATGTCCTCGGCGACCGCGGCCAGCTGGTCAAAGTTGTTCTGCGATACCGGCTCGACGAAGATGTCGAGGATTCCACCGCAGGTCAGACCGACCTCGAAGGCGTCGTCGTCGCTGACGCCGTAGCGCTGCAGGACCGGTACACCGGTACCGATCACCTCGGTGGCCAGCTCGTAGACCGCTCCCTCGACGCAGCCGCCGGACACCGATCCGCTGACCGTCCCGTCGGGCGCGACCACCATCGCCGCGCCCGCCGGGCGCGGGGCGGAGCGGAAGGTGCGCACCACGGTCCCCAGCCCGGCCGTCGCCCCGGACCGCCAGACCGCTAAGAGATCGCTCAGCACATCCTGCACGTGCCCAATGTAGGACACGTCTAGTCTGCAGTCGTGACACCCGCTCAGCTTCGGGCATTCTCGGCGGTCGTCCGCCTCGGGTCGGTGCGCGCCGCCGCCGAGGACCTCGGGATGTCCGACGCCGGCATCTCGATGCACGTGGCGCAGTTGCGCAAGGAACTCGATGACAAGCTGTTCATCCGGACCGCCGCGGGGCTCGCATTCACCCCCGGTGGCCTGCGGCTCGCCAGTCGGGCCGTGGAGATCCTGGGCCTGCAGCAGCAGACCGCGATCGAGGTGACCGAGGCGGCCCACGGCCGGCGGCTGCTGCGGATCGCGGCCTCCGCGGCGTTCGCCGAACACGCCGCACCGGGTCTGATCGAGCTGTTCTCGTCGCGCGCCGACGACCTGTCCGTGGAACTGAGCGTGCACCCCGTCGGGCAGTTCCGGTACCTGGTCCAGTCGCGCGCCGTGGACGTGGCACTCGGTCCGGCGGCCGGCCCGCCCGACGACACCGTGGCCGTGCGGCCGTTCCTGAAGTACCAGCTGATCGCGGTCACCGCACCCGATTCCCCGCTGGCCGGCGCCGCGCCCGCGCCCGCGTTGCTGCGCGAGCAGCACTGGATGCTCGGGCCGACGGCGGGCAGCCCCGACGGCGAAATCGCCGGCATGCTGCGGGATCTGGCGATCCCCGAGGCCCAGCAGCGGATCTTCCAGAGCGATGCCGCTGCGCTCGACGAGGTGCGCCGGGCCGGCGGCGTCACGCTGACGATCGGTTTCGCCGTGGCCAAGGACCTGGCCGCCGGGGACCTGGTGCGCCTCGACGGGCCGGGCCTGCGGCATTCGGGCGAGTGGTCGGCGACCACGTTGGCCCCGGGCGCCCGCCAGCCCGCGGTGTCCGAACTGGTGCGGTTCATCACCACCCCGCGCTGCACCCAGGCGATGATCCGGGGCAGCGGCGTCGGCGTGACCCGGTTCCGGCCGAAAGTGCATGTGACGCTGTGGAGTTAGGGCCCCGGTGGGTCGCGGGTGTCCTCCAGGGCCCGGATCAGGGTCGCGGCATCCCAGGGCCCCCGATGCCGCCGGCCGTTGACGAAGAAGGTCGGGATGCCGTCGAGGTCCATCACCTCGGCGTCCTCGGCGTCGTCCTCGACCCGGTGCCGCACCGCGGGTGAGCGCAGGTCCTCGTCGAACCGGTGGATGTCGCAGCCCACGCTGTCGGCGTAGCGGTACAGGTGTTCCCATTCCAGGTGGTCCTGGAACCGGAACAGCATCGGTCCGATCTCGAAGAACTTGCCCTGCAGCGCCGCGGCCTCGCTGACCAGCGCGGCGTCGAAGGCGCGGGGATGCTCCTTCGCCAACGGCAGGTGCCGCCACACGTAGCGCAATCGGTCACCGAAGTGCGCCAGCACCTCGTCGATGGACCCCGTGGCGCTACTGCAGAACGGGCATTCGAAGTCTCCGTACTCGACCAACGTCAGCGGCGCGTCCGGCGGCCCGGCGATGTGGTCCCGGGCGGGGTCTACGGGGCGGACCAGTTTGGCCCCCAACGGCTTCGGCGGACTGAGCCGGTCGCCGACCCGAAATATCGCCCACCCCAGCAGGAACGCCAGCACCGAGGCGGCCAGCACGCCGACGCGGGCCTGGTCCTGTCTGACCGGA
This DNA window, taken from Mycolicibacterium sp. MU0050, encodes the following:
- a CDS encoding XdhC family protein; this translates as MQDVLSDLLAVWRSGATAGLGTVVRTFRSAPRPAGAAMVVAPDGTVSGSVSGGCVEGAVYELATEVIGTGVPVLQRYGVSDDDAFEVGLTCGGILDIFVEPVSQNNFDQLAAVAEDIEAHRPVALATVIAHPDPARVGRRLVIRPDEVHGSLDSARADAAVTDDARGLLAAGRSEVLTYGPDGQRRGEGMEVFVASHAPRPRMLVFGAIDFAAAVAAQGTFLGYRVTVCDAREVFATPARFPTAEEVIVDWPHRYLAGEVGAGRIDSRTVICVLTHDPKFDVPLLEVALRLEEVAYVGAMGSRRTHSDRLERLREAGLTDVELARLASPIGLDLGGRTPEETAVSIAAEIIARRWGGGGRPLAETAGPIHGEVH
- a CDS encoding LysR family transcriptional regulator, whose product is MTPAQLRAFSAVVRLGSVRAAAEDLGMSDAGISMHVAQLRKELDDKLFIRTAAGLAFTPGGLRLASRAVEILGLQQQTAIEVTEAAHGRRLLRIAASAAFAEHAAPGLIELFSSRADDLSVELSVHPVGQFRYLVQSRAVDVALGPAAGPPDDTVAVRPFLKYQLIAVTAPDSPLAGAAPAPALLREQHWMLGPTAGSPDGEIAGMLRDLAIPEAQQRIFQSDAAALDEVRRAGGVTLTIGFAVAKDLAAGDLVRLDGPGLRHSGEWSATTLAPGARQPAVSELVRFITTPRCTQAMIRGSGVGVTRFRPKVHVTLWS